The nucleotide sequence tataagcaccacattaataaaaatatagacaagaagggacaatacccaaaagccatataaaagcggaataaaataacaagatagtaaggtgatcaacaatgaaagaaaataataacaTACCTAGTGTAATTTCACAAGTGTGTTTAGGGAGGGCagcgtgtacgcagaccttactcctaacTTGTGTGGGTAGAACTGTTTCAGATGTACTACTACGAACTACAACGACAACAATAATACACCCCGTATAATTCTTCAAGTGGTGTTTAGGAAGAGTAGCGTGTACACAGATCTTACTCCTTCCTTGtgcaggtagagaggttgtttcacaTGTACTAGTAAGAATTACAATGGCAACAATAATATACCACATGTAATTCTATATGTGGTGTTTAGAGAGGGTAGCGTGTACGCAGTCTTTACTCCTACCTTGtgcaggtagagaggttgtttcagATGTACCACTAAGAATTACAACGACAACAATAATATACCCCGTGTATTCCACAAGAAGGgtttgaggagggtagtgtgtacgcagaccttactcctactttgtacagatagagaggttgtttccgatagaccactAAGAAttgcaacaacaataacatacctagTGTAATTCCGCAAGTGGTGTttagggagggtagtgtatacgcagaccttactcctgcCTTGTGCAGACAGAGAGGTTGTTTCAGATGTACCACTAAGAATCACAACGACAGAAATAATATACCTTGTGTAATTCCACAAGTGGTATTtagggaaggtagtgtgtacgcagaccttactcctgccttgtgcaggtagagaggttgtttcagATGTACCACTAAGAATTACAATGACAACAATAATATACTCTGTGTAATTTCACAAGTTGGGTTTAGGGAGGGTAGTGCGTAGGTAGACCTTACTCCTACTTTATACAAATAGAGAGATTGCTTCCGATAGACCACTaagaattacaacaacaacaatatcatacCTAGTGTAATTCCACAAATGATGTTTAGGGAGGATAGCGTGTACGCggaccttactcctaccttgtgccggtagagaggctgtttcagATGTACCACTAAGAATTACAACGACAACAATAATATACCCTGTGTAATTCCACAAGTGGAATTtgtggagggtagtgtgtacgcataccttactcctaccttgtgcaggtagagaggctatttctgaTAGACCACTAAGAATTACAATAACAGCAACATAACTAGTTTAATAAAACAAGTATTTGGGGAGGATAGTATATACACAAACTTTATTCCTACCTTGTgcattcaaaaaaaattatttccgaTAGACCACTAAAAATTACTTTATAATTTCAGTTCTATGTTATATGATTTCTCACACAATTAAGTAAAACCTTAAAACCATCATAATTCCAAATTCAAACTCATTCATAAATTTATTTATGGCAGTAGACTGACACTACATGCACAAAATTCTCCTACACTATATATTATGGCCCATGTTGATCCACCAACTTTTAAGTAAAGTTGTACTCGAAGATAACCAAAGTTGTCCCTTTGTGCTAAACCGTGTTACATGCATAAAttatagaagaaaaagaaatagatgACACAATTTAATCATCTTCCAACTTCTCTGTTTCTTTTTTAAGTAAGACTAACATGACACTAACCTATCTAAAACAAATTATTTGCTTTTTATAATGCATAACACGTATGATAATGATCATATAAAGTGACCAATCTTAAACGAAAGGAATTGTCTTAGTTTGACACATGGGATAAGATGATCCATGTACTCTCTTGAAATGAActtctttcaattcttttcccTTAATTATGGAATAGTTTATTAGGCACTGCAAATTAACTTTAGTTGAAACTACTGCATTTGTTGTTACACAAATTATTCAACATCTGCACCATAAGAAGTCACGAGAAAGAAAATTCCATTTTTAAAGCTTATTGACTATTTTCTCTGATTCATTTTTTATATATGACACAATACCATCTTATTTTGGAAtcaaacaaattttctttgactaTAATTATATACTATGTAGTTTTAGTGGGAGCAAATTAATGAATCAATATTCAAATACAGATTGAATTAACATTAAtagttatttgaattttttttattcttattgAAAGAGAGCTGAGTATCAATAGACAAGCACCCTTGTAAATATTCGATAGCAAAATTAAGATACTAAGATTGTGTCACTTCAGCTTGGACTTTTGTGAGTGGTTTTATGCAGAATTTATGCGTGGAATAAAGCTAGTGAACATAATTTATGTTGGTATAATATACTAACAGCAAATAGTTTTTAACTATCAATGCAATTTTAATATGTTGTAGCAAGTTATCTACATATTTTTGAAATaactaattttatttattataagcAATTATTTTGCAGTTATGTTATACATGACTTGATTACCAATTAAAATaaagatttaagttatatataatGATAATGTAAAGAATTTTTTATACAATCATTAAATTTTAACTTTGATAACAGTTGGTTACCATTTGTACCACCGACCAATTAAAATTATGAAGACATGATACGTGTAATTGCCTAATAAATGATTTagttatgtcatgataccatttAACCTAGGTCAGAGGCAGACCTACCTTTGGTTGGGGGATATCGTCCCGCGGTAACTTTAAACAAAATGTATACCCTGAGATGTTTGGAGCGCATAATTTGAATTTTAGTATGCTGTCTATTCCAACTCGAGTATTTGTTCAAATTTTTATTCACATTGACACTAGACCACTTTCAAATCTTGGGTCTGTTTCTAGGAAGGTGGCAGAATTTAATTAGTTGCATGACATTGGCCCATGCTACAGTGTGTAGTAGCAAAAAGATAGTGGTGTAGTGAAGTGAGCCCGCACTTTGGGGAGTGGGCAAACCTGAAGAGTATAAGTAGTAGGCCAGTCTTGCGTAGAGAGCCCCCTCTTTACTATACCTTTGCCCATTGATTGTGAAGAgataacttaatttagttttgCCAAATATTTATTGCAAGTGCTTCTATCTACTAGCTAACAACATTCTGATTCTGATTCTGATTCTGTATTAACAACACTCCCATTACCTTTTCTTTTATTCCTGTCACCCTTTTCAAGATTTTCAATTCTGAGTTATTTCCAAGAACGaagagtagtagtagtagcagcttGTTTCAGTAGATTGTTGAATTGGGGTTGCTTGTTTTTACACCATGAGTGAAGAACAGAAGGAGAAATCTATGGCTGATGAGGGTCATGTTTGTGAAAGAGAAGTTGTCATTCCAATTCCTAAGGTGATAAAATAAAGACTCTGCTTTCTACTTTTGTGCTTTTCTGTTCTGTTTCATTTCTATCGGAAATAGTCTCTGCCTTCAAGATAGTGGTAAGTTCTACGTACCCAGACCCTTATGAGATTACAATGGatttgttgttgtcgttgttgttatcTTCTTCATTCCATAgtcttttgttttcttcttctttatagtTTGAGGAGGAGGAGAGAAATTAAGGAGAAATGGAGGGAagtttctgagcttcttgtttttttttttaatttatgtaatTGTGTTTTATCTTGGTTGTTTCTTTTATTATAGTTTGATTTGTCTGTTTGTAACTTGGTGTTGTACTTTTTGGTTTGTTTCTACTGCTTGTTTAAAATCCTTTCCCTCTAATCCTTTCCCTTTTTTTATATActccttttctttttgctttctGTAACTTTTCCATCCAATGGAGTTTTGCCACAAAAATTGATTCTCAACCTACAGAGAGTTTAGGCATTTACTAGCAATTATATTTGAGATTAAGAGTGTAAAGTCATGTTTATTGTAAATCCACCTTTGTAAATTTGTGAGACATCTTACTATGTTCTATATACAATAAAACTCCAAATCAAATGACTTAGAGAGAGTTCTGGCAAGTTAAGAAAGGCACCTACATGAATTACTTAAATGAAAGCATTGAGACATTCAAATGAGGAAAAAGTGTGAAACgtttgtttcttttaaaattgATAAGTCTCAATCGAGGGTAGTCTTTTGGTTGCAGAATCAATATGCTCGAAGCAGAGGCGGGGCtaagatttgaagtttatgggttatGAATTCTAGTCCTTTTAAGTTATTGTGTTCTAagttaataatttgtacatattcaatgaatttcttaagacaaattcAGTGTTTGGCCGAACCCGTAACCAAAGCGCTAGCTCCGCCCTGGCTGTAAGCAAACTCTCAAGTCCCAACAAAGTTGCTTCGGATCCTACTTTGTTGAGGAATAGATAGTTGTTCTATTGGATGatgcttgtttttttttttaaactttctgTGAATAGTTCTTCCTTGCTGGCACTTTCTTTTAAATGTGTTAGGAGTGTTCTGGTGTTGAATAATAATTGGAGATGTTGATCAAAATCTTGCATGTTCCACAGATTTAGGACTCCTAAGTTCCTCGATCACCAGCTTACTAAACAACTTATTATTCTGCTTCCTTGTACAGAtggagagttcctcagcgattaCTGATGAAAGAACACATGCTAAACATTGGAGGAAACCAAATCTATCTTTGGAGATACCTTCAAGAACATTGGACGCCTCTCGGCAAGAGTTAGCTCAGATTAAAATGCCATCAACGCCTACCCCAACACCGAAGAGGGTGAATTTCCTTTTGACTCCTAGTACTGCTGATTCAAGAATAACTTCATCTCCTGGTCCCTCCCCGTCTCGTGGAAAATCAGCAATTAGGAATCTtttccctaaactgaacttaaaATCGCGTATGAATTTGGATGAGAAGATAACCATCCCAGATTCAGGTCCTGCAGTTGTTCCTCAAGAGAAGGTATCCATTTCAAGGTCATGGTCACTTACTAAAATGTTTACGCCGCGCATCAAGAGGACGTCATCTTTGCCCGTTACACCAATTGCACATTCAAATCCAGAGTCTATTAGTGGGAGTATCAGCAGCTCTCTAACACTTGGTGTAAGTTCTCTAGACATTTGCTTGATTGATTACATAATAGTTGAATTCTTGGTATTTTTTTATTCTGCTATCCTATTTGATGGAAAAATAACTAAAGTTCATTTTGTACCACTTAAAACTAATAAGAATTCTGCAAAATGTTTATGAAAATTCCGACCTTGTGTCTGATTGCTTTACTAGAAAAAAAGAAGCAGAGGCATCAATCAACATACTCTTTCCTTCTTCACATTCTAAATGAGCACCATACTTGGTCACTAGAAAGAAATTCTTAAATGTAAAAGCAGTGAAGTAATTTATCTTTGCGCTTATTTTTTGGTGCATTCATTTGAAATATGATGAAGAGGAACCTTGGAGCAATGGTGCCTACATCACACACCTTGGGGTGCGACCCTTCCCCATAATTAACGCGGGATGCTTCGTGCACCAGGATGCCCTTTTTTTCATTTGAAATATGATATGCTGTTATTGCAGACAAAAGAAACACATGTGTGCATTTCGCGATCAATGTCTTTACCAGTCATTAACAAAGAAAAAGACGGAAGCAATAGGAGAGTAGAATTTTTCTTTCGAGTTATTCCTTCAACGCCTCAAGTGAAGGATGTGGATTCCACAGTTCCACCTATATCTCCAACGAAAGTATCTGGTAAACAATTgcctcaaatctattcaattcttgtttttctttttaaaattttaagcaTTCATTTATGATTCACTTTTCTTTTGAACACTGTAAGACTTAGAAAGTGAGGATGAGGCTTCTGGTATCCTTTTGCCaaattatattatgcttcatattGAGCATTATATGTATTATTAAAGATTCCACCATCTCAAACAAATATTTGCATTGTTTCCTTAGAGGATGATGAGCCAGATGGTGAAGATATACCGGAAGAGGAGGCTGTTTGTCGAATTTGCCTTGTTGAGTTGTGTGAAGGTGGAGAGACACTCAAGATGGAGTGCAGCTGCAAAGGTGAACTTGCTTTAGCTCACCAAGAATGTGCTTTAAAATGGTTTAGTATCAAAGGGAACAAAACATGTGACGTGTGCAAACAAGAAGTCCGGAATCTGCCCGTTACACTTTTGCGCATGCAAAGTGTTCGAAATGCTGCAGGATCCAATAGGTTCCGGCATCTGGAAATAAATGGATACAGGTAAATCTTTTATTGCCTAAGAATACTAAAGTATCTCATATTGCCAGCTTAACAACTACCTGTCCAGTTCACCATTGACAATCAGGGTTGTTCATATATCAACAAAATCACCATGTTAAAAGTATCTTTGTGCTGGTTTAGCCCAATAATATGCTTTCACTCCTACAGTATTTCAACTCTTTGTAGTGACATGCACCCTTCTACTTTTCTGGAAACAATAGCAGCTAAGCAACCAAATTGGCTGAATCGATCTTTGATATGTCGCTTTATTATACTGAAATTGATGTAGATATATGCAGCATGAAATTGCAAGCATAGTGTTTTGAATGAAGAAGTCATGTTCTGTTAGTATTGTCTTTGATCAGCGCAccacaaaaatatacattttctTCTCTTCCCTTGTTTCTCTActtgtcctactgttttctttggAGTAGAACCACTCAATACTAAAATTGGTTAGATTAGGGCATAAGTTTTAATAAAACATACTTATGAATGATAACTCACCTAAATCGGGTTTCTGACTTGTGCTATACTACACAGGGTTTGGCAGGAAGTACCCATCCTTGTAATCGTCAGCATGCTCGCCtacttttgttttcttgagcaGCTGCTGGTAAGTTTAGCAGGTCATAATCAATAATCTCATGTGGAAACAGCCATCTAATCTATCTATTAGCATTAAATTTAAACTTATCTGATCTGCAGGTTGGGAAAATGGGAACTGGTGCAATTGCTATTTCACTTCCCTTTTCTTGTGTGCTAGGCCTACTCGCGTCAATGACATCTTCAACCATGGGTATGTTATTTATCACTAGCGGTAGCATTTAAGAAGCTTTGATCTATCAAAAACATTAGTTGCGACAACAGAATATACACACACCAATTCAGTGAAAATCTGATTGATATTGCAAGGAACAGCTGACCAGCACTTGATCTTATTTCTACTATCTTGAATgaaaaatcaacaacaacaaacccaggtagtcccacaagtggggtctggggtgGGTactgtgtacgtagaccttaccctaCCTTGAAGagatagagaagttgtttccgatagaccctcggatcaagaaagataagaagaaagGAGTAACAAGTAGTAACACCAGCAGGCCAATCAGAAAATCGAAGTGAACGAAACAAGTGATAACAGAAATATAAGAACAAGAAAATACAAGACTAACACTATCTAGCACACTAATACCACTGGTATGAACAAGGCAAACAGAAAACAGTCGGCCACCTAACCTTCTACCTGAATTCTCAACcttcacaccttcctatcaagggtcatatcATCGGTAAGTTGGAGTagtgccatgtcttgcctaatcacctcacccCAACACTTTTTCCCTTAAATGAGAAATCAATTAACATAAAACATCGCCATTTAGTAAGAGTTTGGAAAACATATCTGAATGGATTAGAAAGAAGAAACGTATGGGCTTGACGTGTTATTTCTCAGAAAATGTGCATTGTgtcttttttgtattttaactatAGCTGTTATCTTCTGTGCAGTTAAGCGAAGATTTGTCTGGGTTTATGCATCGGTCCAGTTTGCTCTAGTAGTACTATTTGCACATATCTTCTATTCCTTGGTAAGATATATCTGACATTATTTGTGGGAATTGTAATTGAGAACTTAATATGCATACTGAAGTGCTTAAGTTTGCCATCTGTATAATATTTAGGTTCGCGTGCAAGCAGTTCTTTCGATTCTTCTGTCTACATTTGCTGGCTTTGGGGTTGCAATGAGTGGAAGTTCGTTACTTGTCGAGTTCTTTAGATGGAGAAGGCGTCGACAAGCCTTGTTAGAGCAGCAACAGAATTCACAGATGATTTTGCCTCCAGGGGGATGGCCACAGATGAATCAACCTCCTACATCGTCTCGTGTAGGTCCTCAAAATTATCAGCACGATATAGAAAATCCCGAGACATTTAGTTGGACCTAGCTAGATTGTGTGCTATATTACATTACCATAATTGGTGGCCAATAGAGAGAGAGTGAGGTTTGTCCATACACAGTTGTGAGATTGATGTTTTGTACATTTTAGAAACTTGTTGGCTTCTACAGGAAAAAGAGAAATAGCTTGCTGAAAGAAGTGTAAAAACTGAAATGCTTATAATCTATGAAAAGATGCTGCCTTATCGCCATCTTCATTTTTGTATGGGTCTGAATTTGGCCGACCACGACCTACAGTGAGCACGACAAACGACCGAGCACCCGCGAGTCGACGCCCAGAGGGATACGACCTTGTGGTAAAAGAAGAAACAATACGACCTTGGCAGTAGAGTAAGCCCATTAGGAGATACGAAGAATATTCCTTAAAAGATTCTTTGCATGTCGTTTCTACGATTGGAAGGAATTCCTCAGTATATAAGAGGGATGAGAGCCTTGTAACAGGTCATGAACACTTTGTAAAACTCACCAACCTTGAATGAAAAGAAAGTTTACAACTCTCTTCTCTCTATTGTTATCATCCTAGAGTTTATTATCTTCAGctacgatttaccccttcatctttgattgatttgttcaaaaaatattttaatatcttttgagtcaaataatttggcgccgtctgtggagATTTCCATAGCTGAAATCATAGTTCTCATCTAGGTTCTTGAAAGTGACGATTACTGTTCTTCAAACCTCATAAAAACCAACAATGACGGAAAAGGAAGCGAGACTGAAGGCGATAGCAGATGTCTCAAATAATCTCCTAAACTCCCTCAACGAAGCCGGTAGAGAAGACACTAAGAATACAACACCAAGAGTTACACCGGAGGGGGAGATCTCACCTCTTCCACACGGGGATCTAACGATCTTGCGCGAAAGGGGAGTCTCAACGTCCACGGTGGGGGAAGCACCACCAACAGTCAAAAAGCTGCTAGAAGAATGGTTGACAAGTGTTACACCGGAGGGGGAGATCTCACCTCTTCCACACGGGGATCTAACAATCTTGCGTGAAAGGGGAGCCTCAACGTCCACGGTGGGGGAAGCACTACCAGCAGTCAAAAAGCTGCTAGAAGAATGGTCGACAAGTTCTCTGAACAACATGCTCAAAAAACCTCCTCAAGGAGATGTCGAAGACTTACCACCTACAGAAATCGCAGCTACCACCAATGAGCCGAGCGCTACGCGAACGGGTAACACCCGCACTGTCAATGATGCAGGTGACGATGCACTCATggccatcttaaagaaaatggaagagatggaaaaCGAGAACAAAATACTCCGTGATCAAATGAAGGAGCATCAGGAAAGGGTTGACAAAATACCAGGCGCCCCTAAGCTATTACCAAAGCGCGATGTGGGCCGATTCGTCGAACAACCATATAGCGACGGGGCTGCTCCTCATCctattccaaaaaccttcaagatGCCTCCATACTTGAAAATATACGACAAGACCACGGACCCGGAGGATCATCTAATCCATTATGTTACTACGGTAAAGGGTAACGATCTGTCAAAGTAACATGTACCATCTGTGCTGCTAAAAAAGTTTGGTGAGACCTTGACAGGGGGAACATCGACATGGTACTCCTAGCTACTAGCGCGATCGATATTAACGTTTGAAGAGATGGCGGATAAATTCGCCACCGCTCATGCAGGGGCGAAGAAGGCTGAAGCTAGGGTCAATGATATCTTCACCGTCAGGCAAATAACGGGCGAGGAACTTCGAGATTTCCTGGCCCAattcaacagagtaaggatgaGCCTGCCAAACGTGCCAGAAGGGATGGTAGTAGCAGtctttcaaaatgggttaaactGGAACAGATCAAAGGCAACCAAAAAACTACTCAGTAGACTCATGAAGTATCCCCCCACCACATGGAAAGAGATTCACAATGCCTATTGCGCTGAGGTAAGGGCAGATGAGGACGACCTGAACGGCCCGATTCAGCGATTAACGTCGGTTCATACCGAGGCAAGGAGAGATCGACGTAACGATGGGTGAAGAGATCAACCACCACGTTTCAATTGAGAAAGGCATCAGCCCTATGTCCAAACATCTAATCCGCCCCATCCAAGACATACGGATGTCGTGTTATGACACACTGCACCCCTTTGAagcgaaagaggtatgcctccactactATCTGCTCATAACTTTTGTGTTTCCCCTTCAGAGATAGTGTACGCACTGGAGAAGCTGCACACGAAGGTGCAGTGGCTGCAAAAAATGAAATCGGACCCAAGCACCAGGAGGTCAAACGTCCTCTTTGAATTCTACCAAGAAAGAGGACACAAGACCGAAGATTGCATAGATATGCAGTAGGAAGTAGTTAGGATGTTGAACCAGGGGTACCTGAAAGAACTACTCAGCGATAAAGGAAGGGCCAACTTCGCTCGAGGGAGCGATCCATCTCAAGGACCTCCAAAGCCACCATCACCAGCGCACACCATACAGATGATCATTGGCGGTGTCGACGACACggtaatcaaccatgtgaagttcaccaccacgCACAAACTCAAACGGACGGTCGCCCACGAATGAtatgatgacctcgaagacagtatcatcttcgataagtcggatGCTGAcagtttgtctttccctcactatgatgctttggttataactttacgcatcGCTGATACAGATGTAAAAAGAATCATGGTAGATGACGGAAGCGGCACGTGTATTGTTCACCCGCGAGTTCTCATGCAAATGTGGCTTgaggataaaataataccgcgttgcataacactaatgggttttaataatgcagtagaGCGGACATCCAGAGAAATAGTGCTACCTGTCCTAGCAGGAGGGGTCACCCTGGAGACAACATTCCACGTCATGAACCAAGAAACAGcctacaacgccatcatagggcgaccatggatacacgggATGCGAGCCGTCCCTTCAAGATTTTATCAAGTGATCAAATTTCCCACCCCGTGGGGGATATTTAGAATCCAAGGCGAGCCATGCAACGCCCAAGAATGCTATTGGATCGCCCAAGATTGCACGCACACCAAACAACTGAAATGAGCAAGTGCGGAGGCATAACAATCAGCCATGTCGGGAACTAAACCCAATCTACAAACAGAGGCCATCAAAGACCCAGA is from Nicotiana tabacum cultivar K326 chromosome 18, ASM71507v2, whole genome shotgun sequence and encodes:
- the LOC107783518 gene encoding uncharacterized protein LOC107783518 encodes the protein MSEEQKEKSMADEGHVCEREVVIPIPKMESSSAITDERTHAKHWRKPNLSLEIPSRTLDASRQELAQIKMPSTPTPTPKRVNFLLTPSTADSRITSSPGPSPSRGKSAIRNLFPKLNLKSRMNLDEKITIPDSGPAVVPQEKVSISRSWSLTKMFTPRIKRTSSLPVTPIAHSNPESISGSISSSLTLGTKETHVCISRSMSLPVINKEKDGSNRRVEFFFRVIPSTPQVKDVDSTVPPISPTKVSEDDEPDGEDIPEEEAVCRICLVELCEGGETLKMECSCKGELALAHQECALKWFSIKGNKTCDVCKQEVRNLPVTLLRMQSVRNAAGSNRFRHLEINGYRVWQEVPILVIVSMLAYFCFLEQLLVGKMGTGAIAISLPFSCVLGLLASMTSSTMVKRRFVWVYASVQFALVVLFAHIFYSLVRVQAVLSILLSTFAGFGVAMSGSSLLVEFFRWRRRRQALLEQQQNSQMILPPGGWPQMNQPPTSSRVGPQNYQHDIENPETFSWT